From a region of the Nitrospira sp. genome:
- the rho gene encoding transcription termination factor Rho, producing the protein MHLAELKQKSIADLNDVARDLKIEGAANLRKQELIFAILQAQTEKNGVVFGEGVLETLPDGFGFLRAPDSNYLPGPDDIYISPSQIRRFNLRTGDIVSGQIRPPKESERYFALLKVEKVNYEDPEVARDKILFDNLTPLYPEERINLEFDREEYCTRVMDLTTPIGKGQRGLIVAAPRTGKTMLLQAIARAILKNHKEVTLIVLLIDERPEEVTDWQRQVKAEVISSTFDEPAQRHAQVAEMVLEKAKRLVEHKKDVVILLDSITRLARAYNTIAPPSGKVLSGGLDSNALQRPKRFFGAARNIENGGSLTIMATALIDTGSRMDDVIFEEFKGTGNMEVHLDRRLADKRLFPAIDISQSGTRKEELLVDRDRLNKMWILRKVLSPLGTMEAMEFLMDKIGGTKTNQEFLQSMNR; encoded by the coding sequence ATGCATCTCGCGGAACTCAAACAGAAGTCGATTGCCGACCTGAATGACGTCGCGCGAGACTTAAAGATTGAGGGTGCGGCAAACCTTCGCAAGCAGGAACTCATCTTCGCCATTTTGCAGGCGCAGACTGAGAAAAACGGGGTGGTATTCGGCGAAGGTGTATTGGAGACCCTCCCAGACGGGTTCGGATTCCTCCGCGCTCCAGACTCAAATTATCTGCCAGGGCCTGACGATATCTACATTTCCCCATCACAGATCCGCCGATTTAATCTCAGAACAGGCGATATTGTGTCTGGGCAAATCCGTCCGCCCAAGGAGAGCGAGCGATACTTCGCCTTGCTCAAGGTGGAAAAGGTCAACTATGAAGATCCGGAAGTCGCGCGTGACAAGATCCTCTTTGACAACCTCACGCCGCTGTATCCGGAGGAACGGATCAACCTCGAGTTCGATCGTGAAGAATACTGCACGCGTGTCATGGACCTTACCACCCCGATCGGGAAGGGCCAGCGGGGCTTGATTGTGGCGGCTCCCCGAACCGGAAAGACCATGCTCTTGCAGGCCATCGCCCGAGCCATTCTTAAGAACCATAAAGAAGTTACGCTGATCGTTTTGCTGATCGATGAACGTCCGGAGGAAGTCACGGACTGGCAGCGACAGGTGAAAGCGGAGGTTATCAGCTCGACGTTCGATGAGCCGGCTCAGCGGCATGCCCAAGTGGCGGAAATGGTATTGGAGAAAGCGAAGCGACTTGTTGAACATAAGAAAGATGTGGTGATTCTGCTCGATAGCATCACACGGTTGGCACGCGCCTATAATACGATCGCTCCCCCCAGCGGCAAGGTGCTTTCGGGCGGTCTGGACTCCAATGCCCTGCAGCGGCCGAAGCGATTTTTCGGCGCGGCTAGAAACATCGAAAATGGCGGCAGCTTGACCATCATGGCGACGGCTCTGATCGATACGGGAAGCCGCATGGACGACGTGATTTTCGAAGAGTTTAAGGGAACCGGCAATATGGAAGTACATTTGGATCGGCGGTTGGCCGACAAGCGTCTCTTCCCGGCGATCGATATCAGCCAATCCGGTACCCGCAAGGAAGAGTTGCTGGTTGACCGCGATCGTTTGAACAAGATGTGGATCCTGCGAAAGGTCTTGAGCCCGTTGGGTACAATGGAAGCGATGGAATTCCTAATGGACAAGATCGGTGGAACCAAAACCAATCAAGAGTTTTTACAATCTATGAATCGGTAG
- a CDS encoding DUF2203 domain-containing protein, whose product MAKSDHDTPDRIFTLAEANELLPQLNQRFTTVRRAKTVIANTKNEIQKASANASLGGGSSVGATYIQALHEISGNLQAIHELGVVVKDVDLGLCDFPYKHDGRIVYLCWKFGEDEIRWWHETSCGYKDRHPLDETTASERDD is encoded by the coding sequence ATGGCGAAATCAGATCACGACACACCCGATCGCATATTCACATTGGCCGAGGCGAATGAACTTCTCCCCCAACTGAATCAACGATTTACAACCGTCCGTCGAGCCAAAACCGTCATCGCGAACACGAAGAATGAGATCCAGAAGGCGAGCGCGAACGCCTCGCTCGGTGGCGGCAGCTCGGTCGGGGCAACTTACATTCAGGCCCTGCATGAAATCAGCGGCAATCTACAGGCGATTCACGAGCTTGGCGTGGTGGTTAAAGATGTCGACCTGGGCCTCTGCGATTTCCCCTATAAACATGACGGCCGAATCGTTTATCTCTGTTGGAAGTTTGGCGAGGATGAGATTCGGTGGTGGCATGAGACGTCTTGCGGCTACAAGGACCGCCACCCTTTAGATGAAACAACCGCATCGGAAAGAGACGATTGA
- a CDS encoding carbon monoxide dehydrogenase encodes MTQYRVLPGPEHFLPPAAASMGIYLPNPGEAHINGVIVPEEKAYEEAARQFLTAQVPTIFPGPLVLWAWNEKAAKKAAAVRSLFETLKECVQPGQKPMLIPMPDYRPKYPKINPEVEINPNHPNLTIWHNKIDCCMFIGVHCHQANLSLKIIRGGTSCYTVAMCAQAGHEDAMLSFRDATVEKILKLGEWIRKLKGTVKPRLAAAKTGASN; translated from the coding sequence ATGACTCAGTATCGCGTGTTACCAGGCCCTGAACACTTCCTGCCACCGGCCGCAGCCTCGATGGGGATTTATCTCCCCAACCCTGGCGAAGCTCATATCAACGGCGTGATCGTTCCGGAAGAAAAAGCCTACGAAGAGGCGGCACGCCAGTTCCTCACGGCACAAGTCCCAACTATTTTCCCTGGCCCGCTCGTTCTGTGGGCATGGAACGAAAAGGCGGCCAAAAAGGCCGCGGCAGTTCGAAGCCTCTTTGAAACTTTGAAGGAATGCGTACAGCCTGGCCAAAAGCCGATGCTGATCCCGATGCCGGACTACCGCCCTAAGTATCCCAAGATCAATCCCGAAGTCGAAATTAACCCGAACCACCCCAATCTGACCATCTGGCATAACAAGATCGATTGCTGCATGTTTATTGGAGTGCACTGCCATCAGGCAAACCTGTCGCTGAAAATCATCCGTGGCGGCACCTCCTGCTATACCGTCGCAATGTGCGCCCAGGCCGGACATGAAGATGCCATGCTCTCCTTCAGGGACGCCACTGTCGAAAAAATCCTGAAGCTGGGCGAATGGATTCGCAAACTGAAAGGGACCGTTAAACCAAGGCTGGCAGCAGCCAAGACCGGCGCTTCGAACTAA
- a CDS encoding ferredoxin oxidoreductase: MAETKSHIGTQNKKGQTYTDPWKMLNEAPRKPSFYTGSEVIKEAIRRASCDVMIAYPITPQSEAAALIGELFAEGYIGDYFRGESEFAVMSQCAGAAFGGARVFTTTAGPGTMRAMENFPMWAGARLPIQMIVTCRGINSPLSIQPDTLEIAYLLNTGMLVWHAETAQDFFDWILKGYMVSEEPDVHLPLALCCDGFFVTHTKDVVNLTPTDMCLPPYDPYRSPVPCMDMECPPVRMMRDPFVMKSNYISYATHASWQQEVWAAVERSRKHTIHWLDGLIDTENADAEVMIVASGTAVSQGREAIRLLEDEGVRCGLVKVKSLRPWPGEEIREATKNAKHIFVPEFNVTGWLAKEIKATIPNSERVYAGPHVCGGMTMPPEIIVSEIKTALGLRSESLAGRGS; encoded by the coding sequence ATGGCGGAAACGAAATCCCACATCGGGACACAAAATAAAAAGGGCCAGACCTACACTGATCCTTGGAAAATGCTGAATGAGGCACCTCGAAAACCTTCCTTCTATACGGGAAGCGAGGTCATTAAGGAAGCGATCCGCCGTGCAAGCTGCGACGTGATGATCGCCTACCCCATTACCCCACAAAGCGAAGCGGCAGCCCTCATCGGCGAATTGTTTGCCGAGGGATACATTGGGGACTACTTCAGGGGAGAGAGCGAATTCGCCGTGATGTCGCAATGCGCAGGAGCGGCTTTCGGTGGCGCACGGGTGTTCACCACGACCGCAGGACCAGGCACCATGCGGGCAATGGAGAACTTCCCGATGTGGGCGGGCGCCAGACTTCCGATCCAAATGATCGTCACCTGCCGCGGAATCAACTCGCCCCTGTCGATTCAGCCGGACACGTTAGAGATTGCCTACCTCTTGAATACCGGCATGCTGGTCTGGCATGCAGAAACAGCTCAAGACTTTTTTGACTGGATTCTGAAGGGTTACATGGTCTCGGAAGAGCCGGATGTCCATTTACCCCTTGCACTATGCTGTGACGGATTCTTTGTGACCCACACCAAAGACGTGGTCAACCTCACCCCTACCGACATGTGCCTCCCCCCCTACGATCCTTACCGTTCTCCAGTACCCTGCATGGACATGGAATGCCCGCCGGTTCGTATGATGCGGGACCCGTTTGTCATGAAAAGCAACTACATCAGCTATGCGACCCATGCCAGCTGGCAGCAGGAAGTCTGGGCTGCCGTAGAACGGTCGAGAAAGCACACCATTCATTGGCTGGATGGCTTGATCGACACCGAAAATGCCGACGCCGAGGTCATGATCGTTGCATCCGGCACTGCCGTGTCACAAGGACGCGAAGCCATCCGCCTTTTGGAGGATGAAGGCGTCCGTTGCGGGCTCGTGAAGGTCAAGTCTCTCAGGCCATGGCCTGGAGAGGAGATTCGTGAAGCGACGAAGAATGCCAAGCACATCTTTGTCCCGGAATTTAATGTGACGGGCTGGTTGGCGAAAGAGATTAAGGCGACCATTCCCAACAGCGAGCGTGTCTACGCTGGACCACACGTCTGTGGCGGCATGACCATGCCACCGGAAATCATTGTGTCCGAGATTAAGACGGCACTTGGGTTGCGTTCCGAGTCACTCGCTGGCAGAGGTAGCTGA
- a CDS encoding ferredoxin oxidoreductase, producing MSKERIKISPDLYDIMPSDYQDLVQSATYGKEDRGWKDIGTSKELIEQHSLCAGCPESMAFRYILASLPNPEDTVMVGSTGCTSLVFPMVAVHNIHSLFGNQNAIASGLKRALSVRFPDRVKDVVVLAGDGATVDIGLDMTLQAWFRQEKFTTICFDNELYANTGGQESGLMQKGFVAKMAPVGKLFDKVRLPEIARESGCHYVVNCTVSKPSLVEKVIRNSVLIAREIGPTYIQLYTPCILEIGKNSMEGLQEMRDSEKPTERFAYKEYVSEPAKQLLAELAAKDKERKAAAKQLAGKA from the coding sequence ATGAGCAAAGAGCGAATCAAAATTTCGCCGGATCTATATGACATCATGCCATCGGATTACCAGGATTTGGTCCAGAGTGCGACCTATGGCAAAGAAGACCGTGGGTGGAAAGACATCGGCACATCGAAGGAGTTGATTGAACAGCACTCCTTGTGCGCTGGCTGCCCTGAATCAATGGCTTTCCGTTATATCCTGGCATCTCTCCCTAATCCTGAGGACACGGTCATGGTAGGCTCCACGGGCTGCACCAGCCTGGTGTTTCCCATGGTAGCCGTGCACAACATTCACTCTCTTTTCGGCAACCAGAATGCGATTGCCTCCGGCTTGAAGCGAGCCCTGAGCGTTCGTTTCCCCGATCGAGTCAAAGACGTGGTTGTCCTAGCTGGTGATGGCGCAACGGTCGACATCGGGCTTGATATGACCTTGCAGGCTTGGTTTCGCCAGGAAAAATTCACCACCATCTGCTTTGACAACGAGCTGTACGCCAACACTGGTGGACAGGAAAGCGGTTTAATGCAGAAGGGCTTCGTGGCAAAGATGGCTCCGGTTGGAAAGCTCTTCGACAAGGTTCGCCTCCCGGAAATCGCACGAGAGTCCGGTTGCCACTATGTCGTGAACTGCACCGTGAGCAAACCATCGCTCGTTGAGAAAGTCATTCGGAACTCGGTGTTAATCGCCCGCGAAATCGGTCCGACCTATATCCAGCTGTACACGCCCTGCATTCTGGAAATCGGCAAGAACAGCATGGAAGGCCTCCAAGAAATGCGCGATTCTGAAAAGCCGACCGAGCGGTTTGCCTATAAAGAATATGTCAGCGAACCGGCCAAGCAACTGCTGGCGGAACTGGCTGCAAAAGACAAAGAGCGGAAGGCTGCGGCCAAGCAATTGGCTGGGAAGGCTTAA
- a CDS encoding 2-oxoacid:acceptor oxidoreductase family protein → MIKKRLNIRMSGLGGQGAVTAAHVMAMAANRDGKFSISNPFFGAEKRMAPAESYCRIGIERIYDRGELVFPDVIQVFHPQVITMGKSYTMPFYSGIKEGGIVIINSAQNLLSEEDIQRLKDLNVAVFYIAGTELAIEIAGTELSTNMTMIGSVAGITKCVSMEALDGALQERFGKKFVASGGTASLDEAIKKKFAKKEMLLQKNFATVKRAYEIASEWAEKNKIELKVGNPAVAA, encoded by the coding sequence ATGATTAAGAAGAGACTCAATATCCGAATGTCCGGACTCGGCGGTCAAGGAGCCGTCACTGCAGCCCATGTGATGGCTATGGCGGCCAACCGGGACGGGAAGTTTTCAATCTCGAATCCGTTCTTTGGTGCGGAAAAGCGCATGGCTCCCGCGGAAAGCTATTGCCGAATCGGTATCGAACGGATCTACGATCGCGGCGAGTTGGTGTTCCCGGATGTGATTCAAGTGTTCCATCCCCAGGTCATCACCATGGGGAAGAGCTACACGATGCCGTTTTATTCCGGTATCAAGGAAGGTGGCATCGTTATTATCAACTCGGCGCAGAATCTCCTGTCTGAAGAAGATATTCAGCGATTGAAGGATTTGAATGTCGCGGTCTTTTATATCGCCGGAACGGAACTCGCCATCGAGATCGCGGGAACGGAACTGTCGACCAATATGACCATGATCGGATCCGTGGCCGGAATTACTAAATGCGTCTCCATGGAAGCCCTGGACGGCGCGCTGCAAGAGCGATTCGGGAAAAAGTTCGTGGCATCCGGAGGAACGGCCTCTCTGGACGAAGCGATTAAGAAGAAATTCGCGAAGAAAGAAATGTTGCTTCAGAAAAACTTCGCTACCGTAAAACGTGCCTATGAAATCGCCAGCGAATGGGCGGAAAAGAATAAGATTGAGCTGAAAGTGGGTAACCCCGCAGTTGCAGCGTGA
- a CDS encoding pyruvate ferredoxin oxidoreductase has translation MYNVAQVIDEKCTAKKGCRLCIMYCPEANCLDLNSSKMVAEVNIDRCKGCELCVVVCNAAKHEAIVMQAVSATGELINRKGESAALGQAYQG, from the coding sequence ATGTATAACGTTGCACAAGTGATCGATGAAAAATGCACCGCAAAAAAGGGGTGCCGTCTCTGCATCATGTACTGTCCCGAGGCTAACTGTTTGGATCTGAACAGCTCCAAGATGGTGGCAGAAGTGAACATCGACCGATGCAAGGGGTGCGAATTATGCGTCGTGGTCTGTAATGCCGCCAAACATGAAGCAATCGTCATGCAGGCAGTCAGTGCTACGGGCGAACTCATCAATCGAAAGGGCGAATCCGCAGCCCTAGGGCAAGCGTACCAAGGCTAG
- a CDS encoding zinc ribbon domain-containing protein yields MAREHTRAETKIQRAFLLKGLLKCSVCQSVMTPHYTQKRRKDQSINRIPYYRCTKTMHQNNAVCTVKALNADAVERQVIEYLSTLSQQAEWVKGTVEELNRDQKEQVRPLEQEAIRLKASLDRLEREIDRLVRGVGQGTVSVQRLEKEMHRQHKEQQGLEAQYQAVQRQIQEHSAREYDSEIVLRNLKDFQRVFAALLPKEQMEVLRCLVRDIVVYPDKLVFNIFELAEIGTSSKKRTGWLPGQDSNLRPAG; encoded by the coding sequence ATGGCCCGAGAACATACCCGAGCTGAAACGAAGATCCAAAGAGCGTTTCTTTTAAAGGGACTGCTGAAATGCAGCGTATGTCAGTCAGTGATGACCCCGCACTACACGCAGAAGCGTCGAAAGGATCAGTCCATTAATCGCATCCCATACTACCGCTGCACCAAGACGATGCATCAGAACAATGCGGTCTGTACGGTCAAGGCCCTCAATGCTGACGCTGTAGAACGACAGGTTATTGAATACCTGTCCACTCTGAGTCAGCAGGCCGAGTGGGTGAAAGGGACTGTGGAGGAGTTGAACCGGGATCAAAAAGAGCAAGTGCGACCGCTTGAACAGGAAGCCATTCGCCTCAAGGCGAGCCTGGACCGGCTAGAAAGAGAAATAGATAGGTTGGTGCGAGGGGTAGGGCAGGGAACGGTTTCAGTGCAACGCCTTGAGAAAGAGATGCATCGTCAGCACAAAGAACAGCAGGGCTTAGAAGCCCAGTACCAAGCCGTGCAACGGCAGATCCAAGAGCATTCCGCGAGGGAGTACGATTCAGAGATCGTTTTACGAAATCTGAAAGATTTTCAAAGGGTTTTCGCAGCGCTGCTACCGAAAGAACAAATGGAGGTCCTTCGGTGTCTTGTGAGGGATATCGTCGTATACCCCGACAAGCTCGTCTTCAATATCTTCGAGCTTGCCGAGATAGGGACGAGTTCGAAGAAGCGTACAGGTTGGCTCCCCGGGCAGGACTCGAACCTGCGACCAGCCGGTTAA